In Georgenia soli, a genomic segment contains:
- a CDS encoding DUF6221 family protein, which translates to MNVTEFLRDRLAEDEESLRLDETSAQQDEGALRRGRAELRAKRAIVELHQGLSDIWGFHGCLTCGNVADTTDGFPCPTIRALAAVYADHPSYDQGWRPR; encoded by the coding sequence ATGAACGTCACCGAGTTCCTGCGCGACCGCCTCGCCGAGGACGAGGAGTCGCTGCGCCTCGACGAGACCTCGGCCCAGCAGGACGAGGGGGCGCTGCGCCGCGGCCGGGCGGAGCTGCGCGCCAAGCGTGCCATCGTGGAGCTGCACCAGGGGCTCTCCGACATCTGGGGCTTTCACGGCTGCCTCACGTGCGGCAACGTCGCCGACACCACGGACGGCTTCCCGTGCCCCACGATCCGCGCGCTCGCCGCCGTCTACGCCGACCATCCGAGCTACGACCAGGGCTGGCGGCCTCGTTAG
- the otnK gene encoding 3-oxo-tetronate kinase produces the protein MTTLGPRLGVLADDYTGAVDVAATLQESGVPVELHLGVPPPDRAWDRSEVVVVGLRSRSVDVATAVAWSGAAASWLVGLGTAQLFQKYSSTFDSTDAGNIGPVADALRAALHRSVPDPQLVLFCPAVPHYGRTVYQGHLFVGDRLVSEAGTHPLTPRDDPDLVRRLSQQTAEQVGLLPHQTVAAGVAAARAALDRLVARGVRYVVADAVDDGDLAVLGQVAQAHRLVTGAVGLASALLAGGRELPEPREGAEAPRRSGPSRPEAPPHALPGAFVAGSCTVETLEQVRRFEERWPVLRFRPTEVADGRDVVAEARRLAVDQLADGPVGVAAGAPADVVRAEQEALGRARAAELTERTLGEVAEALVELGVRRLVAAGGETAGAVVDRCGISRAAVGATEAPGIPWLRVDGDGDPLWVLLKSGPLGDPDLLLRALDPAGTRAVGSETGTVDAALRRRTRRPSV, from the coding sequence GTGACAACCCTGGGGCCGCGGCTCGGCGTCCTCGCCGACGACTACACCGGCGCCGTGGACGTCGCCGCGACGCTGCAGGAGTCCGGTGTGCCCGTCGAGCTGCACCTCGGGGTGCCACCGCCCGACCGGGCCTGGGACAGGAGCGAGGTGGTGGTCGTCGGGCTGAGGTCCCGCTCCGTCGACGTCGCGACGGCGGTGGCGTGGTCGGGCGCCGCCGCCTCCTGGCTGGTGGGCCTGGGAACCGCCCAGCTGTTCCAGAAGTACAGCTCGACGTTCGACTCCACCGACGCCGGCAACATCGGCCCGGTCGCCGACGCGCTGCGGGCCGCGCTCCACCGCAGCGTCCCGGACCCGCAGCTCGTGCTCTTCTGCCCGGCGGTGCCGCACTACGGGCGCACCGTCTACCAGGGCCATCTCTTCGTCGGGGACCGGTTGGTCTCCGAGGCGGGGACCCACCCGCTCACGCCCCGTGACGACCCCGACCTCGTGCGTCGGCTGTCCCAGCAGACCGCCGAGCAGGTCGGCCTGCTGCCGCACCAGACGGTGGCCGCGGGCGTCGCCGCCGCGCGGGCTGCGCTGGACCGGCTGGTGGCCCGCGGGGTGCGGTACGTCGTCGCGGACGCGGTGGACGACGGCGACCTCGCCGTGCTCGGGCAGGTCGCCCAGGCGCACCGGCTGGTGACCGGCGCGGTGGGCCTGGCGAGCGCCCTGCTCGCCGGCGGCCGGGAGCTGCCGGAGCCTCGCGAGGGGGCCGAGGCGCCCCGACGCTCGGGGCCGTCGCGGCCGGAGGCGCCGCCCCACGCCCTGCCCGGCGCCTTCGTGGCCGGGAGCTGCACCGTCGAGACGCTCGAGCAGGTGCGCCGCTTCGAGGAGCGGTGGCCGGTGCTGCGGTTCCGGCCCACCGAGGTCGCGGACGGGCGCGACGTCGTCGCGGAGGCGCGGCGGCTCGCTGTGGACCAGCTCGCCGACGGCCCGGTCGGGGTGGCGGCCGGCGCGCCGGCGGACGTCGTCCGCGCCGAGCAGGAGGCGCTCGGCCGTGCTCGCGCGGCCGAGCTGACCGAGCGGACGCTCGGCGAGGTCGCCGAGGCGCTGGTCGAGCTGGGGGTGCGCCGGCTCGTGGCGGCAGGCGGGGAGACCGCGGGCGCCGTCGTGGACCGCTGCGGTATCTCGCGGGCGGCCGTGGGCGCCACCGAGGCGCCCGGCATCCCGTGGTTACGTGTCGACGGCGACGGCGATCCGCTGTGGGTGCTGCTGAAGTCGGGCCCCCTCGGCGATCCCGACCTCCTCCTCCGCGCGCTCGATCCCGCGGGGACTCGCGCCGTCGGCAGCGAGACGGGCACGGTCGACGCCGCGCTACGTCGTCGGACCCGTCGGCCGTCCGTCTGA
- a CDS encoding ABC transporter substrate-binding protein, whose amino-acid sequence MNDNLGRRRRRRVVAALAAPVLLALAACGGGGGGGAAGGPSGTGGSAAGGTTTLRIAMPTSTTSFANSDVAVADAMGYFDDVGLDVKISNLRSGSSVTTGVVGGQFDIGGASIEPVVNAFAGGGEVKVIGSYTDRLEVEMVVPKEVQKVEDLKGKPVGIQEIGAFREVMTRMVLESAGMSPSDVQYVSVNANAYIGALVQGQIDSAILHPEQAIEASNQDAGLHSLVNLYEVEPDYFYGVYFVDAGWLKQNQKAAEGFAEAITRAHRTMYDNRQDVVPVIAKATGFDEKVIDGAWKVYMEDVQAYPKNVGLDKDRLQYTVERMKELGTLRGGQVPDVEKLVDRAPMEAAVKKLGEVQERS is encoded by the coding sequence ATGAACGACAATCTCGGACGCCGCCGTCGTCGTCGCGTCGTCGCGGCGCTCGCCGCCCCGGTCCTGCTCGCGCTCGCCGCCTGCGGCGGCGGTGGGGGAGGCGGGGCCGCGGGCGGGCCCAGCGGCACCGGCGGCAGCGCCGCCGGCGGGACCACCACCCTGCGCATCGCCATGCCCACCAGCACGACGAGCTTCGCCAACTCCGACGTCGCCGTCGCCGACGCGATGGGGTACTTCGACGACGTCGGCCTCGACGTCAAGATCTCGAACCTCCGCTCGGGGTCCTCGGTGACCACGGGCGTGGTCGGCGGGCAGTTCGACATCGGCGGCGCCAGCATCGAACCGGTCGTCAACGCGTTCGCGGGCGGCGGGGAGGTGAAGGTCATCGGCAGCTACACCGACCGCCTCGAGGTCGAGATGGTGGTGCCCAAGGAGGTCCAGAAGGTGGAGGACCTCAAGGGCAAGCCGGTCGGCATCCAGGAGATCGGCGCCTTCCGCGAGGTGATGACGCGCATGGTGCTGGAGAGCGCCGGCATGAGCCCCTCCGACGTGCAGTACGTCTCCGTCAACGCCAACGCCTACATCGGCGCCCTCGTCCAGGGGCAGATCGACTCGGCCATCCTGCACCCGGAGCAGGCGATCGAGGCGAGCAACCAGGACGCCGGCCTGCACTCCCTCGTCAACCTCTACGAGGTGGAGCCCGACTACTTCTACGGCGTCTACTTCGTCGACGCCGGGTGGCTGAAGCAGAACCAGAAGGCCGCCGAGGGGTTCGCCGAGGCGATCACCCGGGCGCACCGCACGATGTACGACAACCGCCAGGACGTGGTGCCCGTCATCGCCAAGGCCACCGGCTTCGACGAGAAGGTCATCGACGGCGCGTGGAAGGTCTACATGGAGGACGTCCAGGCGTACCCGAAGAACGTGGGCCTCGACAAGGACCGGCTCCAGTACACGGTCGAGCGGATGAAGGAGCTCGGCACCCTGCGTGGCGGGCAGGTCCCGGACGTGGAGAAGCTGGTCGACCGTGCGCCCATGGAGGCCGCCGTGAAGAAGCTGGGTGAGGTCCAGGAGCGTTCGTGA
- a CDS encoding sulfite exporter TauE/SafE family protein, producing the protein MITPLVVGAVVGLVVGALGGGGGVLTVPILVYLLDQDPHVAATSSLVIVGFTSLTALIPHARAGNVRWRAGAAFALLATVGTVAGAALSRLVGGTTLMAGFAVLLLVVAALMLARARRPRDTSTGPTAARSPAASGSPAADGSPAGTSSSAAIRSPAPAPGPVWRRAAQIVFWASLVGVLTGFFGVGGGFAVVPALTLALGFGMRAAVGTSLLVIVVNSAVGLVARLGTHPDVDWVLVATFTAASIVAGQLGARVSARVRPRTLSLAFGLLLAAVAVATAAQVLAELT; encoded by the coding sequence GTGATCACGCCTCTGGTCGTCGGGGCGGTGGTGGGACTCGTCGTCGGTGCCTTGGGCGGTGGCGGCGGGGTGCTGACGGTCCCGATCCTCGTCTACCTCCTCGACCAGGATCCGCACGTCGCGGCCACGAGCTCGCTCGTGATCGTCGGCTTCACCTCGCTGACCGCCCTCATCCCCCACGCACGCGCCGGGAACGTCCGGTGGCGGGCGGGGGCGGCCTTCGCGCTGCTCGCCACGGTGGGCACGGTGGCGGGTGCGGCGCTCTCGCGGCTCGTCGGCGGCACCACCCTCATGGCGGGTTTCGCGGTGCTGCTGCTCGTCGTCGCGGCGCTCATGCTCGCCCGGGCGCGCCGGCCACGGGACACGAGCACCGGTCCGACGGCCGCCCGTTCCCCAGCTGCCAGCGGTTCCCCAGCAGCCGACGGTTCCCCCGCTGGCACCAGCTCCTCCGCAGCCATCCGCTCGCCCGCTCCAGCTCCGGGGCCTGTCTGGCGACGAGCGGCGCAGATCGTCTTCTGGGCGAGCCTGGTCGGCGTTCTCACCGGCTTCTTCGGGGTCGGCGGCGGGTTCGCCGTCGTCCCGGCGCTGACCCTGGCGCTCGGGTTCGGCATGCGCGCGGCGGTGGGGACGTCGCTCCTCGTCATCGTCGTGAACTCGGCGGTCGGGCTCGTGGCGCGCCTGGGAACGCATCCCGACGTCGACTGGGTGCTCGTCGCGACCTTCACGGCGGCCTCGATCGTGGCGGGACAGCTCGGGGCACGTGTCTCTGCCCGCGTGCGCCCGCGGACCCTGTCCCTCGCGTTCGGGCTGCTGCTCGCGGCCGTCGCCGTCGCCACCGCCGCGCAGGTGCTCGCCGAGCTCACCTGA